Proteins found in one Sphingomonas sp. SORGH_AS_0879 genomic segment:
- a CDS encoding sugar O-acetyltransferase: MTQKERMLAGELYRADDPELSADAARAAAWMARYNGAAGAGAEDRHAMLVEGLGQAGAGAVVRSPFHCDYGYNIHLGERVFLNFGCVILDVVRVEIGAGTQIGPGVQILTADHPRDPALRAEGWEFGRPIRIGANVWIGGGALILPGVSIGDDAIIGAGSVVTRDVAAGATVMGNPARPARG; this comes from the coding sequence ATGACCCAGAAAGAACGGATGCTGGCGGGCGAACTCTATCGCGCCGACGATCCCGAGCTGAGCGCGGACGCGGCGCGGGCCGCGGCCTGGATGGCGCGGTATAACGGCGCGGCCGGGGCGGGCGCGGAGGATCGTCATGCGATGCTGGTCGAAGGACTTGGCCAGGCCGGAGCGGGGGCGGTGGTGCGATCGCCCTTCCACTGCGATTATGGTTATAACATCCATCTGGGCGAGCGGGTCTTCCTCAACTTCGGCTGCGTCATCCTCGACGTGGTGCGGGTGGAGATCGGCGCGGGGACCCAGATCGGCCCCGGCGTTCAGATCCTGACCGCCGACCATCCCCGCGATCCGGCCTTGCGCGCCGAGGGGTGGGAGTTCGGCCGTCCGATCCGCATCGGCGCGAATGTGTGGATCGGGGGAGGGGCGCTGATCCTGCCTGGCGTGTCCATCGGCGACGATGCGATCATCGGGGCGGGCAGCGTCGTGACCCGCGACGTGGCGGCGGGCGCGACCGTGATGGGCAATCCCGCAAGGCCCGCCCGCGGATGA